The Marinobacter subterrani genome has a segment encoding these proteins:
- a CDS encoding DUF368 domain-containing protein, translating to MTNPESNSISPESERIQHPAAVFARGIAMGAADIVPGVSGGTIAFITGIYFRLLEAISALPVAAFRQLLRGNIRAFWQACDGTFLVCLLAGILTSVATLASAISYVLVEHPILIWSFFFGLIVASVWHVGREVRHYRVALVVPLLAGIVVAWWITTLSAGQVSPSSLAFFGAGALAICAMILPGISGSFILVIIGMYAPVLAAIKSFDMGILLLFMAGCLVGLLSIARVITWAFHHYHDLVLALLTGFMLGALNKVWPWKEILSWRTNSAGEQVPLNEVSISPWTFAEQAGQDPQIGLAVLMALLGFGLVLLVEWIGFRHRKVKTRE from the coding sequence ATGACTAACCCGGAATCAAATAGTATCAGCCCCGAATCCGAGCGCATTCAGCACCCTGCGGCGGTCTTTGCCCGTGGTATTGCCATGGGCGCTGCCGATATTGTACCGGGGGTATCCGGTGGCACCATCGCGTTCATCACCGGGATATACTTCCGGCTGCTGGAGGCCATCAGCGCCTTGCCGGTCGCCGCTTTCCGTCAGCTGTTGCGGGGCAATATCAGGGCGTTCTGGCAGGCATGCGACGGCACCTTCCTGGTGTGCCTGCTGGCCGGTATCCTCACCAGCGTTGCCACGCTGGCGTCGGCGATCAGTTACGTATTGGTGGAACACCCGATCCTTATCTGGAGTTTCTTCTTTGGCCTGATCGTCGCCTCGGTCTGGCACGTGGGGCGCGAGGTGCGGCACTACAGGGTGGCACTGGTGGTGCCTCTGCTGGCGGGCATTGTTGTGGCCTGGTGGATCACCACCCTGTCCGCGGGGCAGGTTTCACCCTCCAGTCTGGCATTCTTCGGCGCCGGGGCACTTGCCATCTGTGCCATGATCCTCCCCGGCATTTCCGGCAGCTTTATTCTGGTCATTATCGGCATGTACGCGCCTGTACTGGCGGCCATCAAGTCGTTCGACATGGGTATTTTGCTGTTGTTCATGGCGGGTTGCCTGGTCGGCCTGCTATCGATTGCGCGGGTGATTACCTGGGCGTTCCATCACTATCATGATCTGGTGTTGGCGTTGCTGACCGGGTTCATGCTTGGCGCCCTTAACAAGGTCTGGCCCTGGAAGGAAATACTCAGTTGGCGGACCAACAGCGCGGGTGAACAGGTACCGCTCAATGAGGTGAGTATCTCGCCCTGGACCTTCGCCGAGCAGGCGGGACAGGATCCCCAGATTGGGTTAGCGGTGTTGATGGCGCTGCTCGGGTTTGGTCTGGTTTTGCTGGTGGAGTGGATCGGCTTTCGCCACCGGAAGGTGAAGACACGGGAGTAG
- a CDS encoding peptidoglycan DD-metalloendopeptidase family protein, with product MVVLLLLSGCNTPALYQDDLYNPPVYWGRHVVQPGETLYSIAWRYGRDYRELGSANGIGPPWTLKVGQVLRLDLRGTVTSGRQTNSASRREASGHDHRNRVSVPRPTAESAPKPSVTRAPRRGAPLGSQTQTVARIEWRWPHVGTVIARYSTSGKVNKGIDIAGQAGDAVRAAATGNVVYAGNGLLGYGNLIIVNHNEHYLSAYAHNRKILVQEGEDVNAGQVIAELGSSGAERPMLHFEIRKDGNPVDPVHYLPPR from the coding sequence CTGGTTGTCTTGCTGTTGCTTTCCGGTTGCAACACCCCTGCTCTTTACCAGGACGACCTTTACAACCCACCGGTCTACTGGGGCCGTCATGTGGTTCAGCCCGGTGAGACCCTGTACAGCATTGCCTGGCGGTACGGTCGGGATTATCGCGAGCTTGGCAGTGCTAACGGCATCGGCCCGCCCTGGACGCTGAAGGTGGGGCAGGTGCTGCGCCTGGACCTTCGCGGAACTGTAACCTCCGGCCGTCAGACTAATTCAGCGAGCAGGCGGGAGGCATCAGGTCACGACCACCGAAACCGGGTGTCGGTGCCGAGACCGACTGCGGAGTCCGCGCCAAAGCCCTCGGTTACCCGGGCGCCAAGAAGGGGGGCGCCACTGGGCTCCCAGACCCAGACCGTCGCCCGTATCGAATGGCGCTGGCCACATGTTGGCACCGTAATTGCTCGATATTCAACATCCGGGAAAGTCAATAAAGGTATTGATATTGCCGGGCAAGCCGGGGATGCTGTAAGAGCTGCAGCCACCGGGAATGTGGTGTACGCGGGCAACGGGTTGCTTGGATACGGCAATCTGATTATTGTGAATCACAACGAGCACTATTTGAGTGCTTACGCTCATAACCGGAAGATTCTGGTGCAGGAAGGGGAGGACGTAAACGCCGGGCAGGTGATTGCAGAGCTTGGTAGCAGCGGTGCTGAACGACCCATGTTGCATTTTGAAATCCGAAAAGATGGCAATCCGGTTGATCCAGTGCATTATCTGCCACCGCGCTAA
- the rpoS gene encoding RNA polymerase sigma factor RpoS: protein MSAEQEDIIIDRVSDIEDSEDQLLAEEKVDKEAADEVAEVEEGFPTQGRYFTSQKQLDATQLYLNEIGFSPLLTPEEEVYFARLARKGEESGRKRMIESNLRLVVKIARRYVNRGLTLLDLIEEGNLGLIRAVEKFDPERGFRFSTYATWWIRQTIERAIMNQTRTIRLPIHVVKELNLYLRAARELTQKLDHEPSAEEIATMVDKPVADVKRMLGLNERVASMDTPIGSGGEKSLLDTVADEGASDPADLLQDNNMCSCLEKWIDQLSDKQQEVLSRRFGLRGYPVSTLEEVGQEIGLTRERVRQIQVEALRRLREILEKEGLSGNLLFK from the coding sequence ATGTCAGCAGAGCAAGAAGACATCATTATTGATCGTGTGTCAGATATCGAAGACTCAGAAGATCAACTGTTAGCGGAAGAAAAGGTCGACAAGGAAGCAGCCGACGAGGTTGCCGAGGTCGAAGAAGGATTTCCCACCCAGGGGCGTTATTTCACCAGCCAGAAGCAGCTGGACGCCACCCAGCTTTACCTCAACGAAATCGGTTTTTCACCACTCCTGACCCCGGAAGAAGAAGTCTATTTCGCCCGCCTGGCGCGCAAGGGCGAGGAATCCGGTCGCAAGCGGATGATTGAAAGCAATTTGCGCCTGGTGGTTAAAATCGCGCGCCGGTACGTGAACCGTGGGCTGACCCTGCTGGACCTGATTGAAGAAGGCAATCTCGGCCTGATCCGGGCCGTTGAGAAGTTCGACCCGGAGCGTGGTTTTCGCTTCTCGACCTACGCGACCTGGTGGATCCGCCAGACCATCGAACGCGCCATCATGAATCAGACCCGTACCATCCGTCTGCCAATTCATGTGGTCAAGGAGTTGAACCTGTACCTGCGGGCGGCCCGGGAACTGACCCAGAAACTGGACCATGAGCCCTCCGCAGAAGAAATCGCCACGATGGTGGACAAGCCGGTTGCCGACGTCAAGCGCATGCTTGGTCTTAACGAGCGTGTGGCGTCGATGGATACGCCCATTGGCAGTGGTGGCGAGAAATCCCTGCTGGATACGGTGGCCGATGAGGGCGCCTCTGATCCGGCGGATCTCCTGCAGGACAACAATATGTGCTCCTGTCTGGAAAAATGGATTGATCAACTCAGCGACAAGCAGCAGGAAGTGCTTTCCCGCCGCTTTGGTCTGCGAGGCTACCCGGTGAGCACACTGGAAGAAGTCGGGCAGGAAATCGGGCTGACTCGCGAGCGTGTTCGCCAGATCCAGGTCGAGGCGCTTCGCCGTCTTCGGGAAATCCTGGAGAAGGAAGGCCTGTCGGGGAATTTGCTGTTCAAATAA
- a CDS encoding chalcone isomerase family protein produces the protein MKNALTTGFASLAMAAMLSAPVSAMTVEGVDVPDTYSAMDTELKLNGAGTRSKWFMDLYVGGLYVPETVSDGEAVINADEPQAITLHIISGMITSERMAEATLEGFEASTDGDMAAIQDDVDQFMAVFDEEISEGDVFDLVYVPGTGVKVLKNGELRDTVGDLAFKKALFGIWLSDKPAQKDLKKKMLGQR, from the coding sequence ATGAAGAACGCTCTTACAACCGGCTTTGCCTCACTGGCGATGGCCGCCATGCTGTCCGCACCAGTCTCTGCAATGACTGTGGAAGGTGTTGATGTTCCGGATACATACTCGGCCATGGATACCGAACTGAAGCTGAACGGTGCAGGTACCCGTTCCAAGTGGTTTATGGATCTGTATGTGGGCGGCCTCTACGTGCCGGAGACGGTCAGCGATGGAGAGGCGGTCATCAATGCCGATGAGCCACAGGCCATCACCCTGCACATCATTTCCGGCATGATCACCAGTGAGCGGATGGCAGAGGCCACGCTTGAAGGGTTTGAGGCATCAACCGATGGCGATATGGCCGCCATCCAGGACGATGTGGATCAGTTCATGGCGGTCTTTGATGAGGAAATCTCAGAGGGCGATGTGTTTGATCTGGTCTATGTTCCGGGCACAGGCGTTAAGGTCCTGAAGAACGGTGAGCTCAGGGATACCGTCGGTGATCTGGCGTTCAAGAAAGCCCTGTTCGGGATATGGCTCTCAGACAAGCCGGCCCAGAAGGATCTGAAGAAGAAAATGCTGGGCCAACGCTGA
- the nth gene encoding endonuclease III produces the protein MNKQKRTEIFTRLRAANPNPTTELNYASPFELLIAVILSAQATDVGVNKATDRLFPVANTPEAILALGVDGLKDYIKTIGLFNSKAENVIKTCRILIEKHGSQVPEHREDLEALPGVGRKTANVVLNTAFGHMAMAVDTHIFRVSNRTGIAPGKNVLEVEQRLMRLVPNEFLLDAHHWLILHGRYTCTARKPKCGACIIEDLCEFKQKPDYL, from the coding sequence ATGAACAAGCAGAAACGTACTGAAATCTTTACCCGTCTGCGGGCCGCCAATCCGAACCCGACCACGGAACTGAACTATGCCAGCCCGTTCGAGCTGCTTATTGCGGTCATCCTGTCGGCCCAGGCAACCGACGTTGGCGTGAACAAAGCCACCGATAGACTGTTCCCCGTGGCCAACACGCCAGAAGCTATTCTCGCTTTGGGAGTGGATGGGCTGAAGGACTACATCAAGACCATTGGCCTGTTCAACAGCAAGGCCGAAAACGTGATCAAGACCTGCCGCATTCTTATTGAAAAGCACGGCAGTCAGGTACCGGAACACAGGGAAGATCTCGAAGCTCTGCCAGGAGTTGGTCGCAAAACCGCCAATGTGGTGCTCAATACTGCCTTTGGTCATATGGCGATGGCCGTGGACACCCATATCTTCCGGGTTTCCAATCGGACCGGCATTGCGCCGGGCAAGAACGTTCTGGAGGTGGAGCAGCGACTGATGCGCCTGGTGCCGAACGAATTTTTACTGGACGCCCACCACTGGTTGATTCTTCACGGGCGTTACACCTGTACCGCCCGAAAGCCCAAATGCGGCGCCTGCATCATTGAGGACCTTTGCGAATTCAAGCAGAAGCCGGATTATCTCTGA
- a CDS encoding electron transport complex subunit E has translation MATKSSSEIIRDGLWTNNPALVQVLGLCPLLAVTSTVVNAIGLGVATLMVLMGSNLAVSLIRNFVSESVRLPAFVMIIASFVTCAELLMQAFTYELYQILGIFIPLIVTNCSILGRADAFASKNAPGPALLDGAMMGVGFLAVLIVLGGMRELIGQGSLFVDMNLLLGPGAADWVIRPFENYPNMLFMMLPPGAFIGLGVLIALKNGIDNHLKERRKASEPTPVAAGNKRVRVTGNVS, from the coding sequence ATGGCAACCAAATCTTCCAGTGAAATTATCCGCGACGGTCTCTGGACCAACAACCCGGCTCTGGTGCAGGTTCTGGGGCTGTGCCCCTTGCTCGCTGTCACCAGCACGGTGGTCAATGCCATTGGCCTCGGAGTGGCGACCCTGATGGTCCTTATGGGGTCCAACCTCGCCGTGTCGCTGATTCGCAACTTCGTCAGTGAGTCCGTGCGCCTGCCGGCGTTTGTCATGATCATCGCATCGTTCGTGACCTGCGCAGAACTGCTGATGCAGGCGTTTACCTATGAGCTTTACCAGATCCTGGGCATTTTCATACCGCTGATCGTGACCAACTGCTCGATTCTGGGCCGGGCTGATGCGTTCGCCTCCAAGAATGCGCCGGGCCCCGCCCTGCTGGACGGCGCAATGATGGGCGTCGGATTCCTCGCTGTCCTGATCGTTCTGGGTGGCATGCGGGAGCTTATCGGCCAGGGTAGCCTCTTTGTGGATATGAACCTGCTGCTCGGCCCGGGGGCCGCTGACTGGGTCATCCGCCCGTTTGAGAACTACCCCAACATGCTGTTCATGATGCTGCCACCCGGTGCGTTTATTGGCCTGGGTGTGCTGATTGCCCTCAAGAACGGCATCGACAATCACCTGAAAGAGCGTCGCAAGGCCAGCGAGCCGACGCCGGTGGCTGCCGGTAACAAGCGCGTCCGGGTTACCGGGAACGTTTCCTGA
- the rsxG gene encoding electron transport complex subunit RsxG — protein sequence MAAIAQSMRRSAIGLGLFAVITGGTIAVTQVATEERIAEQAARAEAQALFEIIPESQLSNDLLKDTVQLPASERLSQPGPLTVWVARKNDQPVGMIMPIVAPNGYSGNIHLLVGVDMQGTILGVRVTSHKETPGLGDQIETKKSDWIKSFEGRTLGQPPHSEWNVKKNGGQFDQFTGATITPRAVVKAVQKALIYFREHRQIIREQLNEAPNPRQEPLSPEAIAGESSNMEHS from the coding sequence ATGGCAGCCATAGCACAGTCCATGCGTCGCAGTGCCATCGGCCTCGGCTTGTTCGCGGTGATCACCGGTGGCACCATTGCGGTAACCCAGGTGGCAACCGAGGAGCGGATTGCTGAGCAGGCAGCGCGTGCAGAAGCGCAGGCACTGTTCGAAATCATTCCGGAAAGCCAGCTTTCCAATGACCTGCTCAAGGATACCGTGCAGTTGCCCGCCAGTGAGCGCCTGAGCCAGCCCGGCCCCCTCACGGTCTGGGTTGCCCGGAAAAATGACCAGCCTGTCGGGATGATCATGCCCATCGTTGCACCCAATGGCTACTCCGGGAACATCCACCTGCTGGTTGGTGTGGATATGCAGGGCACCATTTTGGGCGTGCGGGTAACCAGTCACAAGGAAACACCAGGGCTGGGCGACCAGATCGAGACCAAGAAATCCGACTGGATCAAAAGCTTCGAAGGTCGCACGCTTGGCCAGCCGCCTCACAGTGAGTGGAACGTGAAGAAGAACGGCGGCCAGTTTGACCAGTTTACCGGGGCTACAATCACCCCGCGGGCCGTCGTAAAGGCCGTGCAGAAGGCGTTGATCTACTTCCGGGAGCACCGACAGATCATCCGGGAACAGCTCAATGAAGCGCCGAATCCGAGGCAGGAGCCCCTCTCGCCGGAAGCGATTGCCGGCGAATCGTCCAACATGGAGCATTCCTGA
- the rsxD gene encoding electron transport complex subunit RsxD, protein MAFVQQSSPHARNARPTSRVMLWVMIATLPGLVAQTLFFGWGNLINVVFCIAVAVAAEAAMLRLRKKPVAFFIRDNTAAVTGLLLGLSLSQFTPWWVSVVAVISAIVVAKQLYGGLGSNPFNPAMVGYALVLVSFPVAMTTNWAEPALLWQGAPGFGETLVTITSGQQTAVDGWTMATPLDEYKHKITTHTAAEVLTHPTFGEGIARGWEWVNAAFLAGGLGLMALRIISWHIPAGFLGGLILMSLAFGSNADLYTPLSLHLLAGGTMLGAFFIATDPVSAATSHQGKLVYGTGIGILIYLIRTWGNYPDAVAFSVLLMNFAVPFIDHYTPPRTYGHHKARRGVPGNQG, encoded by the coding sequence ATGGCGTTCGTTCAACAATCCTCACCTCATGCCCGCAATGCCCGGCCGACCTCCCGCGTCATGCTGTGGGTGATGATTGCCACCCTGCCCGGCCTGGTTGCCCAAACCCTGTTTTTCGGCTGGGGCAACTTGATCAACGTGGTTTTCTGCATCGCCGTCGCCGTCGCCGCCGAAGCCGCCATGCTCCGGCTCCGCAAGAAACCCGTGGCCTTTTTTATCAGGGACAACACCGCGGCCGTCACTGGCCTGCTGCTCGGCCTGTCCTTGTCTCAGTTTACCCCCTGGTGGGTTTCAGTGGTGGCGGTCATCTCCGCCATCGTGGTCGCCAAGCAGCTCTATGGAGGGCTGGGCTCGAACCCGTTTAACCCGGCCATGGTGGGTTATGCCCTGGTCCTGGTGTCGTTTCCCGTGGCCATGACCACCAACTGGGCTGAACCGGCCCTGCTCTGGCAAGGTGCTCCAGGCTTCGGCGAAACCCTGGTAACCATTACCTCAGGCCAGCAAACGGCTGTCGACGGCTGGACTATGGCAACGCCCCTTGACGAATACAAACATAAGATCACCACCCACACGGCGGCGGAAGTTCTTACCCACCCCACCTTCGGTGAGGGCATTGCCAGGGGCTGGGAGTGGGTCAATGCCGCCTTCCTTGCCGGCGGCCTGGGGTTGATGGCGCTGCGCATCATCAGTTGGCATATCCCGGCCGGTTTTCTCGGTGGGCTGATACTGATGAGCCTGGCCTTTGGCAGCAATGCCGACCTGTACACGCCGCTATCGCTTCACCTGCTGGCCGGGGGCACCATGCTCGGTGCGTTCTTTATCGCCACCGACCCGGTCTCCGCAGCGACCAGTCATCAGGGCAAGCTGGTCTACGGGACGGGAATCGGTATCCTGATCTATCTCATCCGAACCTGGGGGAACTACCCGGATGCCGTTGCGTTCAGCGTTCTGCTGATGAACTTCGCCGTGCCATTTATCGATCACTACACACCACCGCGGACCTATGGCCATCACAAGGCCCGCCGCGGTGTGCCGGGAAATCAGGGATAA
- the rsxC gene encoding electron transport complex subunit RsxC yields MTQLWDFRGGVHPAEHKDLSTARPIRCAGIPERLVLPLQQHIGEPAEAIVKVGDRVLKGQKIADIGTGVGVPVHAPTSGVIESIADYPVPHPSGMSDRCITLKPDGEDQWCPRHPISDYRALERDQVLQIIREAGISGMGGAGFPTNIKLRPPRDRKVSTLILNGAECEPYITADDMTMREKADQVIAGLKIMAWILRPERCVIGIEDNKPQAIAALRIATEGTQTEIAVIPTKYPSGGEKQLIRILTGMEVPSGGIPADIGVMCQNIGTAVAVANAVLEGTPLIARVVTITGEAVREPGNVEALLGTPIEYLLQQAGVQQEKLSRLVLGGPMMGYTLTTEAVPVIKTTNCVIAATARELPTPPPEQPCIRCGECAAACPMDLLPQQLFWYAKATEFEKAEHLNLFDCIECGACSYVCPSSIPLVQYYRFAKGEIRVQRAEQLKADRARERFEARRARLEREQEEKELRRKERAKAAAEAEARKKAEAEQVAADGEAVDERSAKAALVEQALARKKAKTEASRPQPAADSAEDKPDLEALEKQLSQAQSKLETMQGMLDEAKAQQADNVDKLERAVAKNLDRVKRAEDALAETRDKLAARPTESQSNP; encoded by the coding sequence ATGACACAACTGTGGGATTTTCGCGGCGGGGTTCATCCGGCGGAGCACAAAGACCTGTCGACGGCCCGACCGATTCGATGCGCCGGCATCCCCGAACGCCTGGTCCTGCCCCTTCAGCAGCATATCGGAGAACCTGCAGAAGCCATTGTCAAAGTGGGTGACCGGGTGTTGAAGGGGCAGAAAATCGCCGATATCGGAACTGGCGTGGGAGTTCCCGTTCATGCGCCAACGTCCGGGGTGATCGAGAGTATTGCCGACTACCCGGTTCCCCATCCTTCGGGCATGTCGGACCGCTGCATCACCCTGAAACCGGATGGCGAAGACCAGTGGTGTCCGCGACATCCGATAAGCGATTATCGCGCTCTGGAGCGAGACCAGGTGCTTCAGATTATCCGTGAAGCCGGCATCTCCGGCATGGGCGGCGCCGGCTTCCCCACCAACATCAAGCTCCGGCCGCCCCGGGACCGCAAGGTAAGCACGCTCATCCTGAACGGAGCTGAGTGCGAGCCCTATATCACCGCCGACGACATGACGATGCGGGAAAAGGCCGACCAGGTCATCGCCGGCCTGAAAATCATGGCCTGGATTCTGCGTCCGGAGCGGTGCGTTATCGGCATTGAGGACAATAAACCGCAAGCCATCGCCGCCCTGCGCATAGCAACTGAAGGCACCCAGACCGAAATTGCGGTCATTCCAACCAAGTACCCGTCTGGCGGTGAGAAGCAACTGATCCGGATTCTGACCGGCATGGAGGTGCCCAGCGGTGGCATTCCGGCGGATATTGGCGTTATGTGCCAGAACATCGGCACCGCCGTTGCCGTGGCAAATGCGGTGCTTGAAGGCACACCGCTGATTGCCCGGGTTGTGACCATCACCGGCGAGGCGGTGCGGGAACCGGGCAATGTTGAAGCACTGCTGGGCACCCCGATTGAATACCTGCTGCAACAGGCCGGGGTTCAGCAGGAAAAGCTGAGCCGGCTGGTGCTCGGCGGGCCGATGATGGGCTACACACTCACCACGGAAGCCGTGCCGGTCATCAAGACCACCAACTGTGTCATAGCCGCAACCGCCCGGGAGTTACCTACCCCGCCACCGGAGCAACCCTGTATCCGCTGCGGAGAGTGCGCCGCAGCCTGCCCCATGGACCTGCTGCCGCAGCAGTTGTTCTGGTACGCCAAAGCCACAGAGTTCGAAAAGGCGGAACACCTGAACCTGTTTGACTGCATCGAGTGCGGCGCCTGTTCCTACGTGTGCCCGAGTTCGATTCCGCTGGTGCAGTACTATCGCTTTGCCAAGGGTGAAATTCGGGTTCAGCGGGCAGAACAGCTGAAAGCGGACCGTGCCCGGGAACGTTTTGAGGCCCGCCGGGCCCGCCTTGAGCGGGAGCAGGAAGAGAAAGAACTCAGGCGGAAGGAACGGGCAAAAGCGGCGGCGGAAGCCGAGGCTCGGAAAAAAGCCGAAGCAGAGCAAGTAGCGGCAGACGGCGAGGCCGTTGATGAACGATCCGCCAAGGCCGCTCTGGTCGAGCAGGCCCTGGCACGCAAGAAGGCAAAAACCGAGGCATCGCGGCCACAGCCCGCTGCCGATTCAGCCGAAGACAAGCCAGATCTTGAAGCTCTTGAAAAGCAGCTGAGCCAGGCGCAATCCAAGCTGGAAACCATGCAGGGCATGCTCGATGAAGCAAAAGCCCAGCAGGCGGACAACGTCGATAAGCTGGAGCGGGCCGTCGCCAAGAACCTCGACCGGGTAAAGCGGGCCGAAGACGCACTGGCAGAGACCAGAGACAAACTGGCGGCTCGGCCAACCGAATCCCAGTCCAACCCTTAA
- the rsxB gene encoding electron transport complex subunit RsxB: MWTSVLVAVVVLLALALVFGALLGFAAERFRVEGNPLVDEIDALLPQTQCGQCGYPGCRPYAESIAEGGAINKCPPGGESTIKALADLLDVEPEPLDAEHGVEQVKRVAVIREDECIGCTKCIQACPVDAILGAAKHMHTVIESECTGCDLCVEPCPVDCIDMVSIEPDIRTWTWTPPKPALIATDRQGASA; this comes from the coding sequence ATGTGGACAAGCGTTCTTGTTGCCGTGGTGGTTCTGCTGGCCCTGGCCCTGGTTTTTGGTGCTCTGCTGGGCTTCGCCGCCGAACGGTTCAGGGTGGAAGGTAATCCACTGGTCGACGAAATCGATGCTCTGCTGCCGCAGACCCAGTGTGGCCAGTGTGGCTATCCGGGCTGCCGGCCCTATGCCGAATCCATCGCCGAAGGCGGTGCCATCAACAAGTGCCCGCCAGGAGGCGAATCCACCATCAAGGCCCTGGCCGATCTGCTGGATGTGGAACCGGAACCGCTGGATGCGGAGCACGGCGTTGAGCAGGTAAAGCGGGTTGCCGTGATTCGAGAGGACGAATGCATCGGCTGCACCAAGTGCATTCAGGCCTGCCCGGTCGATGCCATTCTTGGGGCTGCCAAACACATGCACACCGTCATTGAGAGCGAATGCACCGGCTGTGATCTTTGCGTGGAACCCTGCCCTGTTGATTGCATCGATATGGTGAGCATTGAACCCGATATCCGGACCTGGACCTGGACGCCGCCCAAACCCGCACTCATTGCCACCGACCGCCAGGGAGCCAGTGCCTGA
- the rsxA gene encoding electron transport complex subunit RsxA, which produces MTEYLLILISTILVNNFVLVQFLGLCPFMGVSGKLETAMGMSLATTFVLTLASVCSYLAYTYLLEPLGLAFLRTITFILVIAVVVQFTEMVVRKTSPLLYRVLGIFLPLITTNCAVLGVALLNINKNNNFVESILYGFGAAVGFSLVLVLFAAMRERIAVSDVPVAFRGAAIGLITAGLMSLAFMGFGGLVSI; this is translated from the coding sequence ATGACCGAATATCTGCTGATTCTGATCAGCACCATTCTGGTGAACAACTTCGTGCTGGTGCAGTTCCTGGGCCTGTGCCCGTTCATGGGTGTTTCCGGAAAGCTGGAAACGGCCATGGGCATGTCCCTGGCCACTACTTTTGTACTGACGCTGGCATCGGTGTGCAGTTACCTTGCCTACACCTACTTGCTTGAGCCCCTGGGCCTCGCATTTCTGAGAACCATCACGTTCATTCTGGTGATTGCCGTGGTCGTCCAGTTCACGGAGATGGTGGTACGCAAGACCAGCCCGCTGCTGTACCGGGTACTTGGCATTTTCCTTCCCCTGATCACCACCAATTGCGCGGTGCTCGGGGTTGCGCTGCTTAACATCAACAAGAACAACAACTTCGTTGAGTCGATTCTGTACGGTTTTGGGGCGGCTGTCGGTTTTTCCCTGGTTCTGGTCCTGTTTGCCGCCATGCGAGAGCGCATCGCCGTCTCTGACGTGCCGGTGGCGTTTCGTGGGGCAGCAATCGGGCTGATTACCGCCGGGCTGATGTCCCTGGCATTTATGGGCTTTGGCGGCCTGGTCAGCATTTGA